Genomic segment of Tissierella sp.:
AGAGTATACTAATGAAAAAGATGCCATAGGATTAAACTTATATGTAGCTGATCCTAGCTTTGCAGATTTTGAAAGCAAAAAAAAGGAGTATATTGTAACACCTATAAAGAAAAGAATGGAAGACGGAAAGCTATTCAAGTTTTTAACTGTGACAGATGAAAATAAAAAGCTTTATGAAGTAGGATTAGGTATAGAATCTCTATTGAAAGATATTTAATCTAGTTCAAAGGCTAGGAGAATAAAAATGATTATAGGAATAATACAAGCATCAGGGTTTTCTACAAGAATGAAGGAAGATAAACTTCTGTTGGAAATAGACGGCATAAAAGTCATAGAAAGAGTAGTTAAAGCGTGCAAAGAGTCTAATCTAGATGATGTGATTCTAATATATAGAAGAGATGAAGTAAAAGAAATAGGAAATAAATATAATATTAGAACGATATACAATGAAAAAGCTCATTTAGGTCAGTCAGAAGGATTAAAACTAGGGGTTAAAGAGGCAGAAGGTTCTACAGCTTATATGTTTTTAGTAGGAGATCAACCCTTATTGACCTCAACTATTATCGACAAATTGTTAAAAGAATACAAAGAATCAAATTCTACTATATTAGTTCCATATTACAATGGTAATAAAGGAATGCCAATGATTATTTCATCAGAATTTAAAGAGGAACTCCTAAAGATAGTAGGAGATAAAGGTGGTAGAGATATAGTTAAAGACAATATCCATATAGTAAAAAAGGTTTATTTTGAAGATGAAAACTTGGGTGTGGATATAGACACTCAAGAGGATATTCATAGATTGAGGGGAGGCCCTATTAGTAAAAAATAATGGAAAAACTAGACATCAAAAGCCTAAATGAGGACACCTTTTGTAGAAAGTACATAAAGCAAAATTTTGTCAAATATGCTAATATTATATCATAGGAAATTAAGGGGGAATAATAATGCAAGATAAACAATATATTTTAGCAGTACCAAATTTTTCAGATGGTAGGAGACAAGATGTAATCGATGCGATAACAGGAGAAATCAAAAATCGCCCAGGAGTAACTTTAGTAAGTGTAGAACCAGAGCATGACTTTAATAGAACAGTTGTGACAATATTAGGAGAGCCAGAACCACTGAAAGAGGCATTACTTGCAATGGCTGGAAAATCTTATGAATTAATTGACATGAGAGAGCAAAAAGGTTCTCATCCAAGGATAGGTGGACAAGATACAATACCACTATTCCCATTTAAAAACATTACATTAGAAGAATGTAAAACACTAGCTGAAGAAATAGGAAACGAATTATTTGCAAAATATCAAGTTCCAATATATTTCTCAGCAGAAAACGCAAGAACAGAAGACAAAAAATCAATATCATTCATAAGAAAAGGACAATATGAAGGACTGAAGGAACTATTAGATGACGCAAATCATCCAGATCATGAAGCGAGACGCCCAGACCTATCGGTAGATGGCAAACTAAGTCCACAATATGGTGCTACAATAGTATCAGCTGATTTAGAAGGATTAACAGCATATAATGTATTTTTGGGAACAGAAAATGTAAATATTGCAAAGGAAATAGCAAAAGCAGTAAGAGGACCAAGTGGTGGATTCTCTACAACAAGGGCAGTAGGAATCAAATTCCCTGAAAGAGAAGGAGTAGTTGTATCTATAAATATGTTCAACTGTGCTCAAACACCATTATATAGAGCATATGAATTAGTAAAATTAGAAGCACAAAAATATGGAATACCAGTAACAGGCTCAGAACTAGTAGGTCCAGTAAAATTAGAATACTTACTAAATAATTTAAATCATTATTTAGGACTACAAGGATTTAGAGAAGAACAAATATTAGAAAAACACTTAATGGGATAGGAATAATAAGGGCGACCACTGGTCGCCCTTATTATCTACTAAAAACCATTATCATGGATTTTATTATATGAGAGTCCTTCTTTACTATGAGTTGATTTCTCTTCATTAGGATAACCAATGGATATCATACATTCTACTTCATATTTTTCAGGAATATTTAAAATACCCTTAACTAAATCTTCTACATTTTCATTCTTGTCATTTACTCTACTTCTCACCTGAATCCAACAAGAACCTAATCCTAGATCTTCTGCTAATAATTGAATGACCGTGGATATAATAGAACAATCCTCTATCCAAATTTCACTTGCCTCTGGATCACCTAAAATCACAATTCCTACTGGGGCATTTTTCAAAGGTCCTGAAGATGATCCTCTAGTATCACCAAGTTTTTCTAATATGCTTTTATCCTTAACTACA
This window contains:
- a CDS encoding nucleotidyltransferase family protein, with the translated sequence MIIGIIQASGFSTRMKEDKLLLEIDGIKVIERVVKACKESNLDDVILIYRRDEVKEIGNKYNIRTIYNEKAHLGQSEGLKLGVKEAEGSTAYMFLVGDQPLLTSTIIDKLLKEYKESNSTILVPYYNGNKGMPMIISSEFKEELLKIVGDKGGRDIVKDNIHIVKKVYFEDENLGVDIDTQEDIHRLRGGPISKK
- the ftcD gene encoding glutamate formimidoyltransferase, with amino-acid sequence MQDKQYILAVPNFSDGRRQDVIDAITGEIKNRPGVTLVSVEPEHDFNRTVVTILGEPEPLKEALLAMAGKSYELIDMREQKGSHPRIGGQDTIPLFPFKNITLEECKTLAEEIGNELFAKYQVPIYFSAENARTEDKKSISFIRKGQYEGLKELLDDANHPDHEARRPDLSVDGKLSPQYGATIVSADLEGLTAYNVFLGTENVNIAKEIAKAVRGPSGGFSTTRAVGIKFPEREGVVVSINMFNCAQTPLYRAYELVKLEAQKYGIPVTGSELVGPVKLEYLLNNLNHYLGLQGFREEQILEKHLMG
- a CDS encoding nitroreductase family protein; amino-acid sequence: MLDLLMKRRSIRKYKDMEIEDGVLDKLLQGALTSPSSKNRKPWELIVVKDKSILEKLGDTRGSSSGPLKNAPVGIVILGDPEASEIWIEDCSIISTVIQLLAEDLGLGSCWIQVRSRVNDKNENVEDLVKGILNIPEKYEVECMISIGYPNEEKSTHSKEGLSYNKIHDNGF